The following are from one region of the Papaver somniferum cultivar HN1 unplaced genomic scaffold, ASM357369v1 unplaced-scaffold_132, whole genome shotgun sequence genome:
- the LOC113333298 gene encoding transcription factor HY5-like — translation MKLLPPDHHGNPSSSSSSSMRCYQQQQQPPQSSAWMLNSSSSASFTQNIHSNNNNNANSKVEESDEEEDDDEDDDDLFTVPDMEAEATARPSSTDASPLTKATTTAVGEESQQNNNAAASGKQRKRGRNPADREYRRLKRLLRNRVSAQQARERKKLYVTELESKATDLQDKNSKLEEKISTLTNENTMLRKVLMNTRPKVDETADIKHDHSGKT, via the exons ATGAAACTACTTCCTCCTGATCATCATGGAaacccatcatcatcatcatcctcatcaatgAGGTGctatcaacagcagcaacaaccacCGCAGAGTTCTGCGTGGATGTTGAACTCCTCATCATCAGCATCATTTACTCAAAACATacatagtaataataataataatgccaATAGCAAAGTAG AGGAGagtgatgaggaagaagatgacgaTGAGGACGATGATGATCTATTCACAGTACCTGATATGGAAGCAGAAGCAACAGCTAGACCAAGTAGTACTGATGCATCTCCACTAACAAAAGCTACTACTACTGCTGTTGGTGAGGAATCACAACAAAACAACAATGCGGCAGCATCTGGTAAGCAGCGTAAGAGAGGCCGGAATCCTGCTGATAGAGAATACAGAAGGTTGAAGAG GTTGCTTAGGAACAGGGTTTCCGCCCAGCAAGCCCGTGAAAGGAAGAAGCTTTATGTCACCGAGCTGGAATCTAAAGCAACAGATTTGCAGGACAAGAATTCAAAGTTGGAGGAGAAGATTTCGACTTTGACCAACGAAAATACCATGCTACGGAAG GTCCTTATGAACACTAGGCCTAAAGTGGACGAAACAGCTGACATCAAACATGATCATTCAGGCAAAACGTGA